The Girardinichthys multiradiatus isolate DD_20200921_A chromosome 21, DD_fGirMul_XY1, whole genome shotgun sequence genomic sequence ggTGATTACAGAAGCAAACACTGACACAGTGCTGCAAAATATATGAAAtccatcagaaaaaaacatcagatctCATTTCACAGTATATCTGTTATGAATAGTTGGGGTCTGCAGTTCTACTTCTCTTATTGGGTGGCTGGAATTTTAACTAGATAAAAAGAGTGTGGGCAGGGCCCTGCTTAATTCGAGAAAACGCCGTTTTTGACGGCGTAAAAAATGTCACAAAGCGGCCAAAAGAACTGCGTTTTGTAAGGACATTGAACGCCGTCGGGCGTAAAAAGCGGCGTTCAATTATCAGTTTTTTCGGCGTTCAACGGGTGCTCTTAAAAAGCCGCATTAAATGGCGCTTTAATTGGATTTTCGCCGTAATTTGCGACGTCCTGACTTATAAAACGGCGTTTTTTGCGTGACGTTTTAACCAGATGCGTGGTAAAAGTGGCGTTTTGTAGCGCTGTTGGCTTTTGACCCTTTTGGCTTGCCATACAGGAGCAACAGAGCAACGTGTTAGCCCTATGTCAACACGCGTTCAGGACCGAAGCGACGCGAACCAAGCGATTAGCGCCAAGCGAATTTCgctggagttgaaaaatctgaacttttctcTGCATTCGTGTGGCATCAACCATTCAGGGCCTGGATGTGGCTTAGACGAGGGATAAAAAGGACCTCAGCGGAGACGAAGCTGTCTTGATTGAAGATGGTAGAcaagatcatagtggcggtttGCGGTAGGCCTGAGTTATATGACTCAACCAATTATTATTatcgagacaagtacagaaaggaccttgCCTGGAGAGGAGTCAGTGAAGACACTGGAGTGGCAGGTAAAACTTTAAACCAGTAGCCAGCACCATTAACTACTCTATGTTGGCTAACTGCCATCAGCACATCACTTGCTAACATGAAGTTGTACTCTGTCCTTGTTTAGGTAATTTTTAAAAGTGGAAAATAGTCTGgataacatttatttaccaAAGCATAACAATAACAACATCGTGGTGACatatttcaaccacaaacatcctACAAACGCACTTTCGCCCCCCCCACCAAAAAGTGATGGAAAGTCTGGTCGCCGCCGATTTGAGCCTCTTTCTGGAAAACACAAATATTCATGCGAGTAATATCTCACAAATGATACATCTCTATGTTTTCAGAGGACGTGTGCCGCAAAAAATGGAAGGGTTTGCGAGACACGTACCTGagggagagaaggaaggagttgGAGACCAGGAGGAGTGGAGCAGCAGCAGGTCCGGGGAAGAAGTGGAGGTTCTCAGCCGTCCTCTCATTCCTAGATCCTTTCGTCACTTTACGGCCCACCACCAGCAACATGGGCCCGGTCGAGGAGACGGCTGAGGACCTACCTACACCAGACCAAGAGGAGACAGAAAGTACATTgccaaacatttaataaaaggaaagaaacaTTCACTTTGACTACTGTTAAACTTGCCTTATCATGTCATGTCTCTTTTGACAGAAACAAATTGTGATGACGCTGAGGACAGGTCCCCCCCACCTGAAACACCTGCTGCCTTATCTGTCTCCGAGTCTCAAGTCCCTGGTCCTTCATCCTCTGCTGCTGCGTCCACTCTCATAGGTGTGTACATGTCATAGTACGCAAGAGTAgacttcaattcagttttatttatatagcgccaattcacaacacatgttgtctcaaggcacttcacaaaagtcaggtacatacattccaattagtcctaatcattgaacagggcagtcggagttagttatttattcaaattggatgaaaagtttttctgtctaaggaaaccctgcagattgcatccagtcagtgacttgcagcattcactcctcccggatgagcatgtagagacagtggacagtcactggcgttgactttgcagcaatccttcatactgagcatgcatgtagcgacagtggagaggaaaaactcccttttaacaggaagaaacctccagcagaaccaggctcagtgtgagcagccatctgccacgaccgactgggggtttgaaagaacagagcagagacacaaagagaacaaagaagcactgatccaggagtactttctatgggaaggaaaagtaaatgttaatggatgtagctcctttagtcgtttcacctagaaagaaagaacagataaactctgagccagttttcaaggttagagtctgaaagagagcacatataattagttacagtaaagctcagtcaatcgccatgtctaggagagagaaagggttaaacactaaaagacagggctatgtggatcatcggtagagggtgagcattaagttgttgccagcagaagctcggacgattcccccctccagaaaggtgtcacaggtagacacagagccaggccaggtgtagcttgtAGGaaaagaatagagagaacaaagttaaaagctgaaataacagcaaataatgaaaaactggagagtagtgtgagaatgtagcgaagatggtgaaagtggtcattatgtcctccagcagcctaagcctatagcagcataactacacagatagtttcagttcagattatttagttaaacggcacttatttacaacaatgtcatctcaaggcaccccacaaagggtcccactcatggtcattgttatactaaaaaccacaatgattgggatacctctctctgtcagactgattataaccattggaaaaaagaaggggtcatacaggtagcagaaatagagggtgtgtttgcacctcaaccataactgagccgctttaggctaaacctgactcccccttactccatccaacaaggagggaggaaaaataaggaagatagctcaggataacctaagccactctaactataagctttatcaaaaaggaaagttttaagcctagctttaaaagtagacaggttgtctgcctcacggactaaaactgggagctgcttccacaggagaggagcctgataactaaaggatctgcctcccattctacttctagagactctaggaaccaccagtaaacctgcagtctgagaacgaagtgctctgttaggaacatatagaacaatcagatctctgatgtatgatggagctagatcattaagggctttatatgtgaggaggagaattttaaattatattctggatttaacagggagccaatgaagggaagctaaaataagagaaatatgatctatttttacaattttcatcagaactcttgctgcagcattttgaatcagctgaaggcttttaactgcattttgtggacatcctgatagtaatgaattacaatagtccagccttgaagtaacaaatgcatagactagtttttcagcgtcactcctagataggatatttctaattttggcgaTGTTCTGGAGGtaaaaggaaatcctagaaacctgtttagtatgggatttaaattacatgtcctggtcaaaaataacaccaagggtttttactttattaccggagctCAATTTagtgccatccaggttaagtgattgactaagcactttcttttttaaagactccagtccaaagacggcaacttttgtcttgtctgagtttagaagcaaaaaatttaaagccatccaagtttttatatcttcaagacatgcttgtagtctatctaactggttgggttcatcaggattaatggataagtaaagctgagtatcatcagtgtaacagtgaaagtttattccatgctgcctgataatttgacctattggaagcatatatatagtaaagagaattgacccaagtactgaactctgtggtactccacaattaaccctggagtttaaagatgatttatcatttacatgaacaaactggaatctgtcagacaaataagatttaaaccagcctaccgctgttcccctgatccctacagcatattccagcctttttaagagaatattatggtcgactgtatcaaatgcagcactgagatctaacaagacaagtacagacacaagtccattatctgaggccataagaatatcattagtgactttcagcagagctgtttcagtgctatgatgagctctgaagcctgactgaaactcttcaaacaggtcattgctgtgtaaatgctcacacatttgattagcaactattttctcaagaatgttagataataatggaagattggatgtaggtctgtaatttttcaagtcatctcaatcaagcgaaggtttcttaaataaaggtttaattacagctaccttaaaagcctgtggtacatatccatttactaaggataaattaatcatatctaaaatggggctggtaatcagagggaacacttccttaaataatttggttgggattgggtctaacatacaagttgaaggtttagatgaagctaatatttctgataactcaggaagcttcacaggatcaaaacagtccaaacacaaat encodes the following:
- the LOC124857690 gene encoding transcription factor Adf-1-like, whose protein sequence is MVDKIIVAVCGRPELYDSTNYYYRDKYRKDLAWRGVSEDTGVAEDVCRKKWKGLRDTYLRERRKELETRRSGAAAGPGKKWRFSAVLSFLDPFVTLRPTTSNMGPVEETAEDLPTPDQEETEKTNCDDAEDRSPPPETPAALSVSESQVPGPSSSAAASTLIGRRRRVRPRDEPSSFERALLEALQKRPPLPPPPPPTPPQVFSPNEHFLLSLAPSLDRLPPHDQELLKLKIMKVIVDHSTVVLNLEHLAPQ